Proteins from a single region of Chryseobacterium scophthalmum:
- a CDS encoding serine hydrolase domain-containing protein — protein sequence MKTSFTFLAVALLICNFTFGQDFSKKIDSIIKDNYQKNPDVGISVGFINNNKEFYTSYGKLSKESTTNIDKNSIFEIASITKLLTGNMIAQAVVEKKLKLDDYIDSYLPKQYVLQKNLQNKIKISDLASHQSGLPDIDFQKLIEVNSQQPVSSVTEQSLATMINNCTDLIDYGSFRYSTINFTLLGQILEKVYGKSYDELIREKILKPAKMNQTLTKDFKVKNITTGYNPDGGAQEFFLWNVTAPAGLVKSNTSDMVKYMRVLLNSGNQISNAALIAEKVYYKDAKREMGLGFNINTKDGDTIYLKSGDSMGQSSIICYNRAKNWGIIILLNKRDSKMRQNLLNVIYENILK from the coding sequence ATGAAAACATCATTCACATTCTTAGCTGTAGCATTATTAATCTGCAACTTTACTTTCGGACAGGATTTTTCTAAAAAAATCGATTCAATTATTAAAGATAATTATCAAAAAAATCCTGACGTTGGTATTAGCGTTGGCTTCATTAATAACAACAAAGAATTCTACACATCGTACGGCAAACTGAGTAAAGAAAGTACAACGAATATTGATAAAAATTCGATTTTCGAGATTGCTTCTATTACTAAATTATTAACTGGAAATATGATTGCGCAAGCCGTTGTTGAAAAGAAACTGAAACTGGATGATTACATCGATAGCTATCTGCCAAAACAATATGTTCTACAGAAAAACCTTCAGAATAAAATTAAAATTTCAGATTTGGCATCACATCAATCGGGATTACCTGACATCGATTTTCAAAAATTAATAGAAGTCAATTCGCAACAACCCGTAAGCAGCGTTACAGAGCAATCATTAGCAACGATGATCAATAACTGCACAGATCTTATTGACTATGGAAGTTTTCGATATTCTACCATCAACTTTACACTACTTGGACAGATTTTAGAGAAAGTATATGGCAAAAGTTATGACGAGCTTATCCGCGAAAAAATATTGAAGCCTGCAAAAATGAACCAAACTTTAACAAAAGATTTCAAGGTAAAAAACATCACAACAGGCTATAATCCTGATGGCGGAGCTCAAGAGTTTTTCTTATGGAATGTTACTGCACCGGCAGGATTGGTAAAGTCTAATACTTCTGATATGGTTAAATATATGAGAGTTCTTTTAAACAGCGGAAATCAAATATCAAATGCGGCATTAATTGCAGAAAAAGTTTATTATAAAGATGCTAAACGAGAAATGGGATTGGGATTCAACATCAATACAAAAGACGGAGATACAATTTATCTAAAATCTGGAGACTCTATGGGACAATCATCAATCATCTGTTACAATAGAGCTAAAAACTGGGGAATTATCATCCTTTTAAATAAAAGAGACTCAAAAATGAGACAGAATCTGTTGAACGTGATCTATGAAAATATCTTAAAATAA
- a CDS encoding serine hydrolase domain-containing protein, producing the protein MKTIFNISFFLLFFASFQVFAQKKEYSFLTDSLKIEEQLDKYKLPGFSVVVFENYKIVYSKQFGQKSANSPEKIDENTAFSTASIAKPITALLCFILEEKGLINLNEPIDKSLKRWHLPKSKFTENNNPTWKQFLNHTAGTSQSGFEDHYEGEKIPTLEESLLGKIPRYDKEIEFTFEPGTDWQYSGGGYTIIQMALEDTFNKPIAELAKEYIFSPLGLKNTTMIQPNEKGFLTNVASVHDKDGKVIKTGLPITPQVGASGLWSTPTDLAKIAIEMQNALRNKNNKVISHNVAKKVTAVTALKNAVGGWSYGWQKSFGYNNYDWFTCNGSNTGVGGTVMGTMKDGNGFAFLANGEKPNRFPVMGATQKTILSVMNWEGKTMNEKTQEIPASLKKQLIGTYDDFLFAQGMETKIVEKNNRLYVESAILDHFKGKNDNELVYLKNGLFKITDYPNLLKFDFKDGKASFVTLKRDDLTATVSMAVKAK; encoded by the coding sequence ATGAAAACAATATTTAACATCAGCTTTTTCCTATTATTCTTTGCAAGCTTTCAGGTTTTTGCTCAGAAAAAAGAATACAGTTTTCTTACCGATAGTTTGAAAATTGAAGAACAGTTAGACAAATATAAACTTCCGGGGTTTAGCGTAGTTGTTTTTGAAAATTATAAGATTGTTTACTCTAAACAATTTGGTCAGAAGTCGGCAAATTCTCCTGAAAAGATAGATGAAAATACGGCATTTTCTACAGCATCTATCGCAAAACCAATCACAGCGTTACTTTGCTTTATTTTAGAAGAAAAAGGTTTAATTAATCTGAACGAACCCATTGACAAATCTTTAAAAAGATGGCATTTGCCAAAAAGCAAGTTCACGGAAAACAACAATCCGACTTGGAAACAGTTTCTAAATCATACTGCAGGAACTTCTCAAAGCGGTTTCGAAGACCATTACGAAGGGGAAAAAATTCCTACATTGGAAGAAAGTCTTTTGGGAAAAATACCGAGATACGATAAAGAAATTGAATTCACTTTTGAGCCGGGAACCGATTGGCAATACAGCGGTGGTGGTTACACAATCATTCAGATGGCATTGGAAGATACTTTCAATAAACCGATTGCAGAGCTTGCAAAAGAATACATCTTTTCTCCACTTGGATTAAAAAACACAACAATGATCCAACCTAATGAAAAAGGATTTCTGACGAATGTTGCATCAGTTCATGACAAAGACGGAAAAGTAATAAAAACAGGTCTGCCAATTACACCACAAGTTGGAGCATCAGGATTATGGTCTACCCCAACTGATTTAGCTAAAATTGCTATCGAAATGCAAAATGCTTTGCGTAATAAAAACAACAAAGTAATTTCTCACAATGTAGCCAAAAAAGTAACGGCAGTAACGGCTTTAAAAAACGCAGTTGGCGGATGGAGCTACGGATGGCAAAAATCTTTTGGATACAATAATTATGACTGGTTTACCTGTAATGGTTCAAACACCGGAGTTGGAGGAACCGTGATGGGAACAATGAAAGACGGAAATGGTTTTGCATTTCTTGCCAATGGTGAAAAACCAAATCGTTTTCCGGTGATGGGAGCAACACAAAAAACAATTTTATCTGTAATGAATTGGGAAGGAAAAACAATGAATGAAAAAACTCAGGAAATCCCTGCAAGTCTAAAAAAGCAACTTATTGGGACGTATGATGATTTTCTTTTCGCACAAGGAATGGAAACCAAAATAGTAGAAAAAAACAACCGCCTTTACGTAGAATCAGCTATTTTAGACCATTTCAAAGGAAAAAATGATAATGAACTGGTTTATCTAAAAAATGGATTATTCAAAATTACAGATTATCCTAACCTTTTAAAATTCGATTTTAAAGATGGAAAAGCAAGTTTTGTTACTCTAAAAAGAGATGATTTGACAGCCACAGTTTCAATGGCTGTTAAAGCAAAATAA
- a CDS encoding FAD-dependent oxidoreductase, whose product MNRKEFLRHSLLGMGALYFTSFSSVLFAKNNEVKVETENLEIDNIIIGSGYGGAVAALRLAQSGHEVTILEMGLNWEKSGEKFSPMISPGKSAAWLRTKTIAPFFNIFNTKKYTGTLDRWDFSNIKIWMGRGVGGGSLVNGGMAVLPKKDYFREIFPELSTEDFYEKYFPLAEKELEVNSADENFLENCSFYKFNKVGEQEAHKAGFKTVRVPNVYDFKYMEAEYENKVPRSALAGEVIYGNNYGKKSLDKTYLKKAQETGKVHIHDLHRVESITKASDNTYILEVIQTNTLGETTAKKKIVCKKLFLCAGTMGTLELLLKSSNDNKITLNPEVGQNWGNNGNFMTGRNFVKTFSGGTGVNHSTIPVGGIDNWNDKEHPFFTEIAPLPMGMDVATSLYLMISPVPEKGAVFFNPVSRKIDLKWSADNVALARKNAEYFIKTMNKANGGTRAHLLFNNGFGADICYHPLGGAALGKATDMKGRLRGSENLYIIDGSLIPGTIGVNPFLTITALAEYCIEHIISEDY is encoded by the coding sequence ATGAACCGTAAAGAATTTCTCAGACATTCACTTTTAGGAATGGGAGCATTGTATTTCACAAGCTTTTCATCAGTTTTGTTTGCAAAAAATAATGAAGTTAAAGTAGAGACGGAAAACTTAGAAATTGATAATATTATTATTGGTTCCGGTTACGGTGGAGCTGTTGCTGCGTTGCGTTTGGCACAATCCGGACATGAAGTAACGATTTTAGAAATGGGTCTTAATTGGGAAAAATCTGGTGAAAAGTTTTCGCCAATGATTAGTCCCGGAAAATCTGCGGCTTGGTTGAGAACTAAAACGATTGCTCCATTTTTTAATATTTTCAACACCAAAAAATATACAGGAACGCTTGACCGATGGGATTTTAGCAATATCAAAATCTGGATGGGGAGAGGAGTTGGCGGAGGTTCTCTTGTCAACGGAGGAATGGCTGTTTTACCAAAAAAAGATTACTTCAGAGAAATATTTCCAGAACTGAGTACTGAAGATTTTTATGAAAAATATTTTCCATTGGCAGAGAAAGAGCTTGAAGTGAATTCTGCTGACGAAAACTTTCTCGAAAACTGCAGTTTCTATAAATTCAATAAAGTGGGTGAGCAAGAAGCTCATAAAGCTGGGTTTAAAACCGTACGTGTTCCCAATGTTTATGATTTTAAATACATGGAAGCTGAGTACGAAAACAAAGTTCCCCGTTCGGCTTTGGCGGGTGAAGTTATTTACGGAAACAATTACGGTAAAAAATCTTTAGACAAAACATACCTTAAAAAAGCCCAAGAAACGGGTAAAGTTCATATTCATGATTTGCATAGAGTGGAAAGTATTACAAAAGCTTCAGATAATACTTATATTTTAGAAGTTATCCAGACAAATACTCTTGGTGAAACTACTGCAAAAAAGAAAATTGTTTGTAAAAAACTGTTTTTATGCGCCGGTACAATGGGAACTTTAGAATTGCTTTTAAAATCATCAAATGATAATAAAATAACACTAAATCCTGAAGTAGGGCAAAACTGGGGCAATAATGGAAATTTCATGACCGGCAGAAATTTTGTCAAAACATTTTCCGGTGGAACTGGTGTAAATCATTCTACTATCCCTGTTGGAGGAATTGATAATTGGAATGATAAAGAACATCCGTTTTTTACAGAAATTGCTCCCCTTCCGATGGGGATGGATGTGGCTACCTCACTTTATTTAATGATTAGTCCGGTGCCAGAAAAAGGTGCTGTGTTTTTTAATCCTGTTTCTAGAAAAATAGATTTAAAATGGTCTGCAGATAACGTAGCTCTTGCCAGAAAAAATGCAGAATATTTTATTAAAACAATGAATAAAGCAAACGGAGGAACAAGAGCGCACTTGCTTTTTAATAACGGATTCGGAGCCGATATTTGTTACCATCCATTGGGCGGTGCTGCATTGGGAAAAGCAACAGATATGAAAGGCAGACTTAGAGGATCTGAAAATCTTTATATCATTGATGGATCTTTAATTCCCGGAACGATTGGTGTTAATCCGTTTTTAACGATCACTGCGTTGGCTGAATATTGTATTGAGCATATTATTTCTGAAGATTATTGA
- the tenA gene encoding thiaminase II, translating to MSWSELTWKQTEERYQAILTMPFVSQLADGSLPKEKFQFYMAQDSLYLEHFGRALALIAARAYDISNTLQYLKYAETAIIVENALHESYFKDFGLIDKGTMQPVCHHYVHFLKSTAALDSVEIAMAAVLPCFWIYKKVGDHIYNTIQSENNPYQKWIETYGGEEFAEAVQQAINICDEVAASTTPAIREKMTEAFLTSSRMEYYFWEAAYDSKTWI from the coding sequence ATGAGTTGGTCTGAATTAACCTGGAAACAAACTGAAGAACGATACCAAGCCATTCTTACCATGCCTTTTGTTTCTCAATTGGCAGATGGAAGTCTTCCCAAAGAAAAATTTCAGTTTTACATGGCTCAGGATTCTTTATATCTCGAGCATTTTGGAAGAGCATTGGCGTTGATTGCAGCAAGAGCGTATGATATCAGTAATACCTTGCAATATCTGAAATATGCAGAAACAGCAATTATCGTCGAAAATGCACTTCATGAATCTTATTTTAAAGATTTTGGCTTAATAGATAAAGGTACAATGCAGCCTGTCTGTCATCATTATGTGCACTTTCTTAAAAGTACCGCTGCACTAGATTCCGTAGAAATAGCGATGGCGGCAGTATTGCCTTGTTTTTGGATCTATAAAAAAGTAGGAGACCACATTTACAATACCATACAATCTGAAAATAATCCTTACCAAAAATGGATTGAAACGTATGGCGGTGAAGAATTTGCAGAAGCCGTACAACAGGCGATTAATATCTGCGATGAGGTAGCCGCTTCTACAACTCCTGCGATTAGAGAAAAAATGACAGAAGCATTTTTAACCTCCTCCCGAATGGAATATTATTTCTGGGAAGCAGCTTATGACAGTAAAACCTGGATTTAA
- a CDS encoding helix-turn-helix domain-containing protein — MDNFLNIVTGISLFISFFLAFFMLTVTTKHKTSNRIFAFFLIITAIDTSEPLISHFTNGPSNLGIFRTTLSYMQIPAFYLYVLSVCHSDFRWKPKYLLHLLPFLIVNLALLPRFYSVDVASKLDFIINRQNMIELQLTHWLFHLQVLVYFTAIFLLLRRAKKLYLENNSGGNLNSYQWLFQLTSVLTALYLIVIFKNIFKFSDYLYISDWIKIGILLLQPFITCWYLYKALNYPGLFRNIDSKMKLVSDFSLEEKTIEPETLNEDLLKLKKYMTDEKPFLNPDLKIQDISKEINVPVRELSVLINHQLGQHFYDFVNTYRIENAMEILKDSSKSKITILEILYEVGFNSKSSFNTAFKKQTGNTPTAYRKAV, encoded by the coding sequence ATGGATAATTTCTTAAATATTGTAACGGGCATCTCGCTGTTCATTTCATTTTTTTTGGCGTTTTTTATGCTAACGGTCACTACTAAACACAAAACAAGCAACCGTATTTTCGCATTTTTTCTTATCATAACTGCTATTGATACCAGCGAACCATTGATCAGTCACTTTACAAATGGTCCTTCAAATCTGGGAATATTTAGAACGACACTGTCTTACATGCAAATTCCTGCTTTTTATCTTTATGTTTTGTCGGTTTGTCATTCAGATTTTAGATGGAAGCCGAAATATCTTCTTCACCTGCTTCCGTTCCTTATTGTCAATCTTGCGTTATTGCCCCGTTTTTATAGTGTAGATGTTGCTTCAAAGCTCGACTTCATCATCAACCGCCAAAATATGATAGAGTTGCAGTTGACTCATTGGCTGTTTCATCTTCAGGTTCTGGTATATTTTACGGCAATTTTTCTATTATTGAGAAGAGCAAAAAAACTTTATCTGGAAAATAATTCAGGTGGAAATCTTAATTCTTATCAATGGCTGTTTCAACTTACCAGCGTTTTAACGGCTCTTTACCTAATTGTTATTTTCAAAAATATTTTCAAATTTTCTGATTATCTTTACATTTCTGATTGGATCAAGATAGGAATTCTCTTGCTGCAACCTTTTATCACTTGTTGGTATCTGTACAAAGCACTTAATTATCCGGGACTTTTTAGAAATATTGATTCAAAAATGAAGCTCGTTTCCGATTTTTCTTTGGAAGAAAAAACAATAGAACCGGAAACACTGAATGAAGATTTATTGAAGCTTAAAAAATACATGACTGATGAAAAGCCGTTTCTTAATCCGGATTTAAAGATTCAGGATATTTCAAAAGAAATCAATGTTCCTGTTCGCGAATTATCAGTTTTAATTAATCATCAATTGGGGCAGCATTTTTATGATTTCGTTAATACGTACCGAATTGAAAATGCCATGGAAATCCTGAAAGATTCATCAAAATCGAAGATTACCATTCTCGAAATTTTGTATGAAGTTGGTTTTAATTCAAAATCTTCTTTCAATACAGCTTTTAAAAAACAAACCGGAAACACTCCTACCGCTTATCGTAAAGCAGTGTAA
- the thiD gene encoding bifunctional hydroxymethylpyrimidine kinase/phosphomethylpyrimidine kinase: MKKYTYPTVLTIAGFDGSGGAGIQADIKTFSALGCYSTSVLTALPVQNTMGVRKIYPVSVEAVADQIEAVLDDIFPDAIKIGMVHTPQLVEAIVKTLSKYPKIPIVFDPVMVATSGHRLIEEETIQTIIEQLFPIAEIITPNMDEASILAKMEVKTLEDMKIAGEKILRSGCKNILLKGGHQELPTVTSLLFEENGKQSSFETIKFATNNTHGSGCTLSSAIAAFIARGENLFNAVELAQQYVFEAIKNGKDVVVGKGNGPLNHFFNPHKIIKNELV, from the coding sequence ATGAAAAAATATACTTATCCTACCGTTCTTACAATTGCAGGTTTTGACGGCAGTGGTGGCGCAGGAATACAGGCAGATATCAAAACATTTTCAGCTTTGGGATGTTATTCAACATCGGTACTTACTGCACTTCCTGTTCAAAATACAATGGGCGTAAGAAAAATATATCCTGTTTCGGTGGAGGCTGTTGCAGATCAAATAGAAGCTGTACTAGACGATATTTTTCCTGATGCCATTAAAATTGGTATGGTTCATACGCCTCAATTGGTTGAAGCTATTGTGAAAACTTTAAGTAAATATCCAAAGATTCCCATTGTATTTGATCCTGTCATGGTTGCCACAAGCGGACATCGTTTGATTGAAGAAGAAACCATTCAAACCATTATTGAACAATTATTTCCCATCGCAGAAATTATCACCCCGAATATGGATGAAGCTTCTATATTGGCAAAAATGGAGGTTAAAACGTTAGAAGATATGAAAATTGCGGGTGAAAAGATCTTAAGATCAGGCTGTAAAAATATTCTTCTTAAAGGTGGACATCAGGAATTACCAACTGTTACTTCATTATTGTTTGAAGAAAACGGTAAACAATCTAGTTTTGAAACTATAAAATTTGCTACGAATAATACCCACGGTTCCGGCTGTACGCTTTCTTCGGCAATTGCTGCTTTTATAGCACGAGGAGAAAATTTATTTAATGCGGTTGAATTGGCACAACAATATGTTTTTGAAGCTATTAAAAACGGAAAAGATGTTGTCGTCGGAAAAGGAAATGGTCCTCTTAATCACTTTTTTAATCCTCATAAAATAATTAAAAATGAGTTGGTCTGA